One segment of Comamonas thiooxydans DNA contains the following:
- the purB gene encoding adenylosuccinate lyase, with the protein MNLSSLTAISPLDGRYAAKLSALRPIMSEYGYMHRRVQVEVTWFIALSDAGFAEFPALSAESRDYLHALVANFSEADADAIKAIEKTTNHDVKAVEYWIKSKFDGRAELQKAAEFVHFACTSEDINNTSHALQIRVGRDTVLMPAIDGIIAKLREMAHLYAEVPMLSRTHGQTASPTTVGKELANVVVRLQKAAANIAGVKILGKMNGAVGNYNAHLSAWPEFDWEAFSQNVVESAEPKGLGISFQPYSIQIEPHDYMAELFDAMARTNTILIDLSRDIWGYVSLGFFKQRLKAGEIGSSTMPHKVNPIDFENCEGNLGMANAMLKHLAEKLPISRWQRDLTDSTVLRNIGVAFGYTTLAYASLMTGLNKLELNEERLQEDLNNAWEVLAEPIQTVMRRYGVQGAYEKLKEVTRGKTVLAEDLHRLINGLEIPQADKDRLLAMTPASYIGKAAELAKRV; encoded by the coding sequence ATGAACCTGTCCTCCCTCACCGCCATCTCTCCCTTGGACGGCCGCTACGCCGCCAAGCTGTCCGCACTGCGCCCCATCATGAGCGAATACGGCTATATGCACCGCCGTGTTCAGGTCGAGGTGACCTGGTTCATCGCCCTGTCGGATGCCGGCTTTGCCGAATTCCCCGCGCTGTCGGCCGAATCGCGCGACTATCTGCACGCGCTGGTCGCCAACTTCTCCGAAGCCGATGCAGACGCCATCAAGGCCATCGAAAAGACCACCAACCACGACGTGAAGGCCGTGGAGTACTGGATCAAGTCCAAGTTCGACGGTCGCGCCGAGCTGCAAAAGGCTGCCGAGTTCGTGCACTTTGCCTGCACCAGCGAAGACATCAACAACACCAGCCACGCCCTGCAGATCCGCGTTGGCCGCGACACCGTGCTGATGCCCGCCATCGACGGCATCATCGCCAAGCTGCGCGAGATGGCCCACCTCTACGCCGAAGTGCCCATGCTCAGCCGCACGCACGGTCAAACCGCCTCTCCCACCACCGTGGGCAAGGAACTGGCCAACGTGGTCGTGCGCCTGCAAAAGGCCGCTGCCAACATCGCCGGCGTGAAGATTCTGGGCAAGATGAACGGCGCCGTGGGCAACTACAACGCCCACCTGTCGGCCTGGCCCGAGTTCGACTGGGAAGCGTTCAGCCAGAACGTGGTGGAATCCGCCGAGCCCAAGGGTCTGGGCATCAGCTTCCAGCCCTACTCCATCCAGATCGAGCCCCATGACTACATGGCCGAGCTGTTCGATGCCATGGCTCGCACCAACACCATCCTGATCGACCTGTCGCGCGACATCTGGGGCTATGTGTCCCTGGGCTTCTTCAAGCAGCGCCTGAAGGCTGGCGAGATCGGCTCGTCCACCATGCCCCACAAGGTCAACCCCATCGACTTCGAGAACTGCGAAGGCAATCTGGGCATGGCCAACGCCATGCTCAAGCATCTGGCCGAGAAGCTGCCCATCAGCCGCTGGCAGCGTGACCTGACCGACTCCACCGTGCTGCGCAACATCGGCGTCGCCTTCGGCTACACCACGCTGGCCTACGCCTCGCTGATGACCGGACTGAACAAGCTGGAACTCAACGAAGAGCGTCTGCAGGAAGACCTGAACAACGCCTGGGAAGTGCTGGCCGAGCCCATCCAGACCGTGATGCGCCGCTATGGCGTGCAGGGCGCCTACGAAAAGCTCAAGGAAGTCACGCGCGGCAAGACCGTGCTGGCCGAAGACCTGCACCGCCTGATCAACGGTCTGGAAATCCCCCAGGCCGACAAGGACCGTCTGCTGGCCATGACGCCTGCTTCCTACATCGGCAAGGCTGCCGAGCTGGCCAAGCGCGTTTGA
- a CDS encoding YaeQ family protein: MAIKSTIFKANLSIADIDHNYYADHNLTLARHPSETDDRMMVRLVALALNAWKLQDLCNGDGTLGFGIGLSDPDDPDVHITDYTGQKRLWIEVGQPDEKPITKACNKSDHMLVYPFNHAAHVWWKGLEGKLARQSKLEVHYIDSEVAQQLGSLAERSMQLQATIQEGQLTLSGNLGTVFVEPTRWK; the protein is encoded by the coding sequence ATGGCCATCAAGTCCACCATCTTCAAAGCCAATCTGTCGATTGCCGACATCGACCACAACTACTACGCCGACCACAATCTGACGCTGGCGCGCCATCCCAGCGAAACCGATGACCGCATGATGGTGCGCCTGGTGGCCCTGGCGCTGAACGCCTGGAAGCTGCAAGACCTGTGCAATGGTGACGGTACGCTGGGCTTTGGCATTGGTTTGTCCGACCCTGACGATCCGGACGTGCACATCACCGATTACACCGGCCAGAAGCGCCTGTGGATCGAAGTCGGCCAGCCCGACGAAAAGCCCATCACCAAGGCCTGCAACAAGTCGGACCATATGCTGGTCTACCCCTTCAACCACGCCGCCCATGTCTGGTGGAAGGGTCTGGAAGGCAAGCTGGCCCGCCAGAGCAAGCTGGAAGTGCATTACATCGACTCGGAAGTGGCCCAGCAACTGGGTTCGCTGGCCGAGCGCAGCATGCAGCTGCAGGCCACGATTCAGGAAGGCCAGCTCACGCTGTCCGGCAATCTGGGCACGGTGTTTGTCGAGCCCACGCGCTGGAAATAA
- a CDS encoding DUF3717 domain-containing protein, giving the protein MAAAYDACSMTAIHITDIEAAINYWRGRAPSPDGVLLAPEVKALAEVYALMIHACESEVAVEGFPSHAMAAWLVWFDTMPDTPCIAICSTSQGDEKCKGCGRSFDEVQFWTAMEPAEKRAVWRRITVEGDSWRFTRYAERAVERKHTP; this is encoded by the coding sequence ATGGCTGCGGCTTATGATGCCTGCTCCATGACTGCCATTCACATCACCGACATCGAAGCTGCCATCAATTACTGGCGAGGCCGCGCTCCATCGCCCGACGGCGTGCTGCTGGCACCCGAGGTCAAGGCGCTGGCCGAGGTGTATGCGCTGATGATTCATGCCTGCGAGTCCGAGGTGGCGGTGGAGGGCTTCCCGTCACATGCCATGGCGGCCTGGCTGGTCTGGTTCGACACCATGCCCGATACGCCTTGCATTGCCATCTGCTCCACCAGCCAGGGCGATGAGAAATGCAAGGGCTGCGGCCGCAGTTTTGACGAGGTGCAGTTCTGGACTGCCATGGAGCCCGCCGAGAAGCGGGCCGTATGGCGCCGCATCACGGTCGAGGGCGATTCCTGGCGCTTCACCCGTTATGCGGAGCGCGCCGTGGAGCGTAAACACACTCCATAA
- a CDS encoding TerC family protein: protein MDLDFLTHTPFWIALGQIIIIDILLGGDNAVVIALACRKLPPEQRRKGIIYGTAGAIILRIILIAFAMVLLQLPFLKVVGAILLIWIGIKLIAPDDEGHDNIEGSDKLFAAIKTIIVADLVMSVDNVIAIAGAAQSSGDHQMLLIVLGLLISVPIIVWGSQLVIKLMERFPMIIVAGGMLLGWIAGGMFVTDPVFVNTDKWLWMPKLGTTDAQGLAEISKTLYWAAHIGGALLVLALGKFIASRRPAVAAH, encoded by the coding sequence ATGGATCTGGACTTTCTGACCCACACGCCCTTCTGGATTGCGCTGGGCCAAATCATCATCATCGACATCCTGCTCGGCGGCGACAACGCGGTCGTGATCGCACTGGCCTGCCGCAAGCTGCCACCCGAGCAGCGTCGCAAGGGCATCATCTACGGTACTGCCGGTGCCATCATCCTGCGCATCATCCTGATCGCCTTTGCCATGGTGCTGCTGCAGCTGCCGTTCCTGAAGGTCGTGGGTGCCATACTGCTGATCTGGATCGGTATCAAGCTGATTGCTCCCGATGACGAAGGTCACGACAACATCGAAGGCAGCGACAAGCTGTTTGCCGCCATCAAGACCATCATCGTCGCCGACCTGGTGATGTCCGTGGACAACGTGATCGCCATCGCCGGCGCAGCCCAGAGCTCGGGCGACCACCAGATGCTGCTGATCGTGCTGGGTCTGCTGATTTCCGTGCCCATCATCGTCTGGGGTTCGCAGCTGGTCATCAAGCTGATGGAGCGCTTCCCCATGATCATCGTGGCCGGCGGCATGCTGCTGGGCTGGATCGCAGGCGGCATGTTCGTGACCGACCCCGTGTTCGTGAACACCGACAAGTGGCTGTGGATGCCCAAGCTGGGCACGACCGATGCACAAGGTCTGGCCGAAATCTCCAAGACCCTGTACTGGGCGGCCCATATCGGCGGCGCATTGCTGGTTCTGGCCCTGGGCAAGTTCATTGCCAGCCGCCGCCCCGCGGTTGCAGCCCACTAA
- a CDS encoding phage holin family protein translates to MKILVKWLLCAAALLAVAYVYSGVQVQSFGSAMIAALVIGLLNTIIRPILVILTLPVTIITVGLFLLVVNGLMFWMASGILGGFHVTGFWAAMLGALIYSVLGLLIDRLVAQLFPE, encoded by the coding sequence ATGAAAATCCTCGTCAAATGGCTTCTTTGCGCGGCGGCTCTTCTCGCGGTCGCCTATGTCTACAGCGGCGTACAGGTACAGAGCTTCGGCTCGGCCATGATTGCGGCCCTGGTCATCGGCCTGCTCAACACCATCATTCGCCCCATCTTGGTGATACTGACGCTGCCCGTGACCATCATCACCGTGGGTCTGTTCCTGCTGGTGGTCAACGGCCTGATGTTCTGGATGGCCTCCGGCATCCTCGGCGGCTTCCATGTCACCGGCTTCTGGGCCGCCATGCTGGGTGCGCTGATCTACTCTGTGCTGGGCCTACTTATTGACCGCCTTGTCGCGCAGCTGTTCCCGGAGTAA
- a CDS encoding M48 family metalloprotease, protein MPKLRTVHILKALTASVLIAIQAVSPLTSSAQAAGLPTLGDGASSLTTGEERRLGDSIVRELYRDPDYLDDPVLQEYVEGIWLHLQDAARKNGELSPELEERFAWTLLLGKDRQVNAFALPGGYMGVYLGLIGVVSSGDELASVIAHETSHITQRHIARMMAQQGKQTPLMLASMLLGALAATRSPDAAMAIMMGGPAAVMQNQLNFSRAMESEADRMGYSLMSPAGFAPQGFVSMFGKLQQASRLNDNGSWPYLRSHPLTTQRIADMDSRIPPGKRAAEPVPTLEHVMMSARARVISNPGVEVRRQWARLPRSGSFSSLSQFEQVAQLYAATLSAMYLRDWPLAREMAQRLLAATAGNAPANIQAKWLNAELEFKADNPQAALAALPLQSGNAPEAAPRGPASGNLAGPREVGPREAGPSLATIDVVERVAPRRPQLLLKTEILLRLNQAGSMASPLQTWVTDHPRDGSAWQTLARVWRSQGQEMRALRAEAEAQVAHYDYAAAVDRFKAAQDLARKAGAGADYFEASIIDTRLRAVEELLREQLRDKAVNK, encoded by the coding sequence ATGCCAAAACTGCGTACAGTTCATATTCTAAAAGCGCTGACAGCTTCTGTTTTGATAGCTATTCAGGCCGTATCCCCATTGACTTCCTCTGCGCAGGCGGCAGGCTTGCCGACCCTGGGCGATGGTGCCTCGTCGCTGACCACGGGCGAGGAGCGGCGTCTGGGCGATTCCATCGTCCGCGAGCTTTACCGCGACCCGGACTATCTGGACGACCCGGTGCTGCAGGAGTACGTAGAGGGCATCTGGCTGCATCTGCAGGATGCGGCACGCAAGAATGGCGAGCTGTCGCCCGAGCTGGAGGAGCGCTTTGCCTGGACGCTGCTCCTGGGCAAGGATCGCCAGGTCAACGCGTTTGCGCTGCCGGGCGGCTATATGGGCGTCTATCTGGGTCTGATCGGCGTGGTCAGCAGCGGCGATGAGCTGGCATCGGTCATTGCCCATGAAACCAGCCACATCACCCAGCGCCACATTGCCCGCATGATGGCGCAGCAAGGCAAGCAGACGCCGCTGATGCTGGCTTCCATGCTGCTGGGCGCCCTGGCGGCCACGCGCAGCCCCGATGCGGCCATGGCCATCATGATGGGCGGTCCGGCAGCGGTGATGCAAAACCAGCTGAATTTCTCGCGCGCCATGGAGAGCGAGGCGGACCGCATGGGCTACAGCCTGATGTCTCCTGCCGGTTTTGCGCCCCAGGGCTTTGTGAGCATGTTCGGCAAGCTGCAGCAGGCCAGCCGGCTCAATGACAACGGCAGCTGGCCCTATCTGCGCAGCCACCCGCTGACCACGCAGCGTATCGCGGACATGGATTCGCGCATTCCGCCCGGCAAGCGCGCGGCTGAACCTGTGCCGACGCTGGAGCATGTGATGATGTCGGCGCGCGCGCGTGTGATCTCCAACCCCGGTGTCGAGGTGCGTCGCCAGTGGGCCAGGCTGCCGCGTTCCGGCAGTTTTTCCAGCCTGAGTCAGTTCGAGCAGGTCGCTCAGCTTTATGCGGCCACGCTCAGCGCCATGTATCTGCGCGACTGGCCGCTGGCGCGCGAGATGGCGCAGCGGCTGCTCGCGGCGACGGCGGGCAACGCACCAGCGAATATTCAAGCCAAATGGCTGAATGCCGAGCTTGAATTCAAGGCCGACAACCCGCAGGCGGCCTTGGCGGCCTTGCCACTGCAGTCCGGCAATGCGCCCGAGGCGGCACCCAGGGGCCCGGCCAGTGGCAATCTGGCCGGGCCACGTGAGGTCGGGCCGCGCGAGGCCGGGCCAAGCCTGGCCACGATTGACGTGGTGGAGCGGGTTGCGCCGCGCAGACCGCAGCTCTTGCTCAAGACCGAAATCCTGCTCAGGCTCAACCAGGCTGGCTCCATGGCCAGCCCCTTGCAGACCTGGGTGACGGACCACCCCCGCGATGGCTCGGCCTGGCAGACGCTGGCGCGCGTGTGGCGCAGCCAGGGCCAGGAAATGCGAGCCCTGCGGGCCGAAGCAGAGGCCCAGGTGGCGCACTACGACTACGCGGCAGCGGTGGATCGCTTCAAGGCCGCGCAGGATCTGGCCCGCAAGGCCGGCGCCGGTGCCGACTACTTCGAGGCTTCCATCATCGACACGCGTTTGCGTGCCGTGGAAGAGTTACTCCGGGAACAGCTGCGCGACAAGGCGGTCAATAAGTAG
- the moaC gene encoding cyclic pyranopterin monophosphate synthase MoaC gives MSSLTHFDAQGQAHMVDVGAKPSTHRIAVAEGRITMKPETLAIVQAGTAKKGDVLGVARIAAIMAAKKTSDLIPLCHPLALTRVAVEFEMLPDVSSVRCVATVETVGPTGVEMEALTAVQVALLTVYDMCKAVDKGMVMEGVRVVEKRGGKSSSL, from the coding sequence ATGTCCTCTCTTACCCACTTCGACGCCCAGGGCCAGGCCCATATGGTGGACGTCGGTGCCAAGCCCAGCACCCATCGCATCGCCGTGGCCGAAGGCCGCATCACCATGAAGCCCGAGACCCTGGCCATTGTGCAGGCCGGCACGGCCAAAAAAGGCGACGTGCTGGGCGTGGCCCGCATCGCCGCCATCATGGCCGCCAAAAAGACCAGCGACCTGATTCCGCTGTGCCATCCGCTGGCGTTGACGCGGGTGGCTGTGGAGTTTGAGATGTTGCCAGATGTATCTTCCGTTCGTTGTGTGGCTACCGTGGAAACGGTGGGACCTACAGGAGTCGAGATGGAGGCCCTCACAGCTGTTCAGGTGGCGCTGCTCACGGTCTATGACATGTGCAAAGCGGTAGATAAGGGCATGGTGATGGAGGGAGTTAGGGTAGTGGAGAAGCGGGGGGGGAAGTCCAGTTCCTTGTAA
- a CDS encoding prepilin-type N-terminal cleavage/methylation domain-containing protein translates to MKRSIQKGFTLIELMIVVAIIGILAAVALPAYQSYMAKSRFAEVVLQGSACRSDVSAKYQTSMDPLSATNPGPGGWGCEVPAVGTTPVAGKYVLEIATNDIGVAKLTLKDVKGELGIPEGEFLYFVPLKKDGTPIATADLAAADIQADGSNKGGLTGQQIGGMKCMASEDAKTQLKKLLPGSCSVGKIPGGTTFTSKSA, encoded by the coding sequence ATGAAGCGTTCCATTCAAAAGGGTTTCACCCTGATCGAACTGATGATCGTTGTGGCGATCATCGGTATTCTGGCTGCTGTGGCGCTGCCGGCTTATCAGAGCTACATGGCCAAATCCCGTTTTGCAGAAGTCGTTTTGCAAGGCTCGGCCTGCCGTTCCGATGTTTCCGCCAAGTATCAGACATCCATGGATCCGCTGTCTGCCACAAACCCCGGCCCTGGTGGCTGGGGCTGTGAAGTTCCCGCAGTGGGTACTACGCCTGTGGCAGGCAAATATGTGCTGGAAATCGCAACCAATGACATTGGCGTTGCTAAATTGACGCTCAAGGATGTCAAGGGCGAACTGGGTATTCCTGAAGGCGAGTTCCTGTACTTCGTTCCCCTGAAGAAGGACGGCACCCCCATTGCAACGGCCGACTTGGCCGCAGCAGACATCCAGGCTGATGGCTCCAACAAGGGTGGCCTGACCGGCCAGCAAATCGGCGGCATGAAGTGCATGGCCTCTGAGGACGCAAAGACACAGCTGAAGAAGCTGCTGCCCGGCAGCTGCTCTGTGGGCAAGATCCCTGGCGGCACGACCTTCACCTCGAAGAGCGCCTAA
- a CDS encoding FHA domain-containing protein, translating into MPTLVISIDGAVIKEVQLTKERTTLGRRPYNDIVIENLAVSGEHAVLTISGGKVCIEDLRSTNGTYVNGRAIQKQDLLNGDLLDIGRYKIRFLDTVIADTNTPTAQGGKKALAHISEEADSGYAKLASPSGFGEISSFSSTIQGSLTALPARHAVIRMLTGSLAGREIPLFKVVTTLGKPGVAIASITQKPHGFVLTQLEGASEDLKLNGQVVGPLSVPLLNGDTVDLAGSTMRFVVD; encoded by the coding sequence ATGCCGACTTTGGTCATCTCAATCGACGGCGCAGTCATCAAGGAAGTACAGCTCACCAAGGAGCGCACGACCTTGGGTCGTCGTCCTTACAACGACATCGTGATCGAGAATCTGGCGGTCAGCGGCGAGCATGCCGTGCTCACCATCTCCGGCGGCAAGGTCTGCATTGAAGACCTGCGCAGCACCAACGGCACCTATGTCAACGGTCGCGCCATCCAAAAGCAGGACCTGCTCAACGGCGACCTGCTGGACATTGGCCGCTACAAAATCCGCTTTCTTGATACCGTGATTGCCGATACGAATACGCCAACGGCCCAAGGCGGCAAAAAGGCGTTGGCGCATATTTCCGAAGAGGCCGACAGTGGCTATGCCAAACTCGCCAGCCCCTCCGGGTTCGGCGAAATCTCCAGCTTCAGCTCCACCATCCAGGGCTCGCTCACCGCGCTGCCTGCGCGCCACGCCGTGATTCGCATGCTCACCGGCAGCCTGGCCGGCAGGGAAATACCTCTATTCAAGGTGGTTACCACTTTGGGCAAGCCCGGTGTAGCCATTGCCTCCATCACTCAGAAGCCCCATGGCTTTGTGCTCACCCAACTGGAAGGTGCGAGCGAAGACCTCAAGCTCAATGGTCAGGTGGTGGGCCCTCTGTCTGTGCCGCTGCTCAATGGCGATACGGTGGACTTGGCGGGCAGCACCATGCGCTTTGTCGTTGACTAA
- the ssb gene encoding single-stranded DNA-binding protein, whose product MASVNKVIIVGNLGRDPEMRTFPSGDQVANVTIATTDRWRDKNTGENREATEWHRVVFNGKLAEIVGQYLRKGSQVYVEGSLRTRKWTDQASGQERYATEIRADAMQMLGSRQGGGQQQGGYGSDDGYGESSYEAPRRQAPAPMQQRPAPAPMQQRPAPAPMAPPPQRAASGFDDMDDDIPF is encoded by the coding sequence ATGGCATCCGTCAACAAAGTCATCATCGTCGGCAATCTGGGTCGTGACCCCGAAATGCGCACCTTCCCCAGCGGCGATCAGGTGGCCAATGTGACCATCGCCACCACGGACCGCTGGCGCGACAAGAACACCGGAGAAAACCGCGAAGCCACCGAATGGCACCGTGTGGTATTCAACGGCAAACTGGCCGAAATCGTGGGTCAGTACCTGCGCAAAGGCAGTCAGGTCTATGTGGAAGGCAGCCTGCGCACCCGCAAGTGGACCGACCAGGCCTCCGGCCAGGAACGCTACGCCACCGAAATCCGCGCCGACGCCATGCAGATGCTGGGCAGCCGCCAGGGTGGTGGTCAGCAGCAAGGCGGCTACGGCAGCGATGATGGCTACGGCGAAAGCAGCTACGAAGCACCCCGCCGTCAGGCTCCCGCACCCATGCAGCAGCGTCCCGCACCGGCACCCATGCAGCAGCGTCCTGCTCCTGCACCCATGGCTCCTCCCCCCCAGCGCGCAGCCTCGGGGTTTGACGACATGGATGACGACATCCCGTTTTAA
- a CDS encoding MFS transporter yields MTSQERRSSGALALIFALRMLGLFLVLPVFMLEARKYPGGDDPAMIGLAMGLYGLTQALFQLPIGLASDRIGRKPVIVAGLLVFAAGSLIAAMADSLTGLMAGRAIQGAGAVSAAVTALLADLTRDGVRTKAMAMVGGSIGLMFALALVLAPLLNAWIGLSGIFGLTCALALAGIAVVLWVVPPEPRQHADAPKGRFSELLGQKDLLRLNFGVFILHTVQMSMWVAVPAMLVQAGLAKEQHWHIYLPAVLLSFLAMGLLFSMERKGKLRKALLGAIGLVLVVQIGLGMLAVSGTIPTVWCMALLMFLFFCGFNALEATQPSLVSRMAPAPLRGAALGAYNTLQSLGLFAGGAVGGAVAKFAGVPGLFIMTAVLVALWLVVTWPLRPVGRH; encoded by the coding sequence ATGACCTCCCAGGAACGCCGCTCCAGCGGCGCCCTGGCGCTGATCTTTGCGCTGCGCATGCTGGGCCTGTTCCTGGTGCTGCCCGTCTTCATGCTGGAGGCACGCAAATACCCGGGCGGTGACGATCCGGCCATGATCGGCCTGGCCATGGGTCTGTATGGCCTGACTCAGGCCCTGTTCCAGTTGCCCATCGGTCTGGCCTCCGATCGTATCGGCCGCAAGCCGGTCATCGTCGCCGGCCTGCTGGTGTTTGCGGCGGGCAGCCTGATTGCGGCCATGGCCGATTCGCTGACCGGTCTGATGGCGGGGCGTGCCATTCAGGGTGCAGGCGCCGTGTCTGCTGCCGTCACGGCCTTGCTGGCCGATCTGACACGCGATGGCGTGCGTACCAAGGCCATGGCCATGGTGGGCGGCAGCATTGGCCTGATGTTTGCACTGGCGCTGGTGCTGGCGCCGCTGCTCAATGCCTGGATAGGGCTGTCCGGCATCTTCGGCCTGACCTGCGCGCTGGCGCTGGCCGGCATTGCCGTGGTGCTGTGGGTGGTGCCGCCCGAGCCCAGGCAACATGCCGATGCGCCCAAGGGCAGGTTCAGCGAGCTGCTGGGCCAGAAGGATCTGCTGCGCCTGAATTTTGGCGTCTTCATCCTGCATACCGTGCAGATGTCCATGTGGGTGGCCGTGCCGGCCATGCTGGTGCAAGCCGGTCTGGCCAAGGAGCAGCACTGGCATATCTATCTGCCGGCCGTGCTGCTGTCCTTTCTGGCCATGGGCCTGCTGTTCTCCATGGAGCGCAAGGGCAAGCTGCGCAAGGCCTTGCTGGGAGCCATTGGCCTGGTACTGGTCGTGCAGATCGGTCTGGGCATGCTGGCCGTCAGCGGTACCATTCCTACGGTCTGGTGCATGGCGCTGCTGATGTTTCTGTTCTTCTGCGGCTTCAATGCGCTTGAAGCCACCCAGCCAAGCCTGGTCTCGCGCATGGCGCCGGCGCCGCTGCGCGGTGCGGCATTGGGTGCCTACAACACGCTGCAGTCGCTGGGCCTGTTTGCCGGTGGCGCTGTCGGTGGTGCAGTCGCCAAATTTGCGGGCGTGCCGGGCTTGTTCATCATGACGGCGGTGCTCGTTGCCCTGTGGCTGGTCGTGACCTGGCCGCTGCGCCCGGTGGGGCGTCACTGA